The following coding sequences are from one Arthrobacter sp. 24S4-2 window:
- a CDS encoding CinA family protein, which yields MSNLHRTAEQAVTGAIARGVTVATAESLTAGMVTAVLADTPGASDMLQGGVVSYQNSVKADVLDVPRELLDAVGSVEGAVAEAMAAGARRVCGADIGVSTTGVAGPEPHGGKAVGTVFVGIATAAGTTSFGYVFEGNRADIRGQACAAALERLLEALSSEAYPA from the coding sequence GTGAGCAATCTGCACCGCACCGCCGAACAGGCCGTTACCGGAGCCATCGCCCGGGGAGTGACCGTCGCCACCGCCGAATCGCTGACGGCGGGCATGGTGACGGCCGTACTTGCCGACACGCCCGGCGCGTCGGACATGCTGCAGGGCGGCGTCGTTTCCTACCAGAATTCGGTCAAGGCCGACGTCCTGGACGTGCCCCGGGAGCTGTTGGACGCCGTCGGATCCGTCGAAGGCGCCGTTGCAGAAGCGATGGCAGCGGGAGCACGAAGGGTCTGCGGGGCCGACATCGGAGTGTCGACAACCGGCGTCGCCGGCCCGGAACCGCACGGCGGGAAAGCAGTAGGGACCGTGTTTGTTGGCATTGCCACAGCGGCGGGCACGACGTCGTTCGGTTACGTTTTCGAAGGGAACCGTGCCGACATCCGCGGGCAGGCTTGTGCGGCTGCCTTGGAACGGCTCCTTGAAGCACTATCTTCCGAGGCTTACCCGGCGTAA
- a CDS encoding helix-turn-helix domain-containing protein: MVKQPVSVNGVVRWKDVGLADQAKSEQKERKMVVLRHEIGDVLRDVRQRQGRTLREVSHSARVSLGYLSEVERGQKEASSELLSSICSALDVPLSSMLREVSDRVAVAEGVAVPDTIPQEFSQRYGRDLDRELNTELSDELAKGLLSGAR; the protein is encoded by the coding sequence ATGGTAAAGCAGCCCGTATCCGTGAACGGCGTTGTCCGCTGGAAGGATGTGGGCCTCGCCGATCAGGCAAAGAGCGAACAGAAGGAGCGCAAGATGGTAGTACTTCGTCACGAAATCGGTGATGTTCTGCGCGACGTTCGCCAGCGTCAGGGCCGAACCCTCCGCGAAGTTTCACACAGTGCCCGGGTTTCCCTGGGATACCTCAGTGAAGTGGAGCGCGGCCAGAAGGAAGCCTCTTCGGAGCTGCTGTCTTCGATCTGCTCGGCCCTGGACGTTCCGCTGTCCAGCATGCTCCGCGAAGTCAGCGACCGCGTTGCTGTCGCTGAGGGCGTAGCTGTTCCGGACACCATTCCGCAGGAATTCTCGCAGCGTTACGGCCGCGATCTTGACCGCGAACTCAACACCGAACTTTCTGACGAACTGGCCAAGGGACTGCTCTCGGGCGCCCGCTGA
- a CDS encoding MarR family winged helix-turn-helix transcriptional regulator, whose amino-acid sequence MSNPAVEPEASGTTENSVDAALRTVEHQISLFWRRGRSISQQLSRQVHPDMEPAAYGLLTVIRREGPIRLTELASCIGVGKPSVSRQIAFLESIGLVSKEADPLDGRAQTIRLTAKGEEKMHQVQDARREVFRERLGEWPVEELQTLAAYMAKLNSTYERDGFPKDEAK is encoded by the coding sequence ATGAGCAACCCAGCCGTGGAACCCGAGGCTTCAGGAACCACCGAAAACAGCGTCGACGCGGCCTTGCGGACCGTGGAGCACCAGATCAGCCTGTTCTGGCGCCGCGGCCGTTCCATTTCCCAGCAGCTGTCGCGGCAGGTTCACCCTGATATGGAGCCCGCCGCGTACGGTCTCCTGACTGTTATCCGCCGCGAGGGGCCCATCAGGCTCACGGAACTGGCATCCTGCATCGGCGTGGGTAAGCCCTCGGTCAGCCGTCAGATCGCTTTCCTGGAGAGCATCGGCCTGGTGTCCAAGGAAGCCGACCCCCTCGATGGCCGTGCCCAGACCATCCGGCTGACGGCCAAAGGCGAGGAGAAGATGCACCAGGTACAGGATGCCCGGCGCGAGGTTTTTCGTGAACGGCTGGGCGAATGGCCGGTGGAAGAGCTGCAGACACTGGCCGCCTATATGGCGAAGCTCAACTCGACCTACGAACGGGACGGCTTCCCGAAGGACGAAGCCAAATAG
- a CDS encoding DUF3046 domain-containing protein → MDDEFGAGYSRVLSSSLVLAGVGSRTADQALAAGVPPRQVWLAMCDVQDVPAERRLGRDVKPSRN, encoded by the coding sequence ATGGACGATGAGTTCGGAGCGGGGTACTCCCGCGTGCTCAGCAGCTCGCTGGTACTGGCAGGCGTCGGCAGCCGCACCGCGGACCAGGCGCTGGCAGCAGGAGTTCCGCCGCGGCAGGTCTGGCTGGCGATGTGCGATGTGCAGGACGTTCCGGCCGAACGCCGGCTTGGCAGGGACGTTAAACCCTCCCGGAACTGA
- the recA gene encoding recombinase RecA, producing the protein MAAAPDRQKALDAALAQIDKQFGKGSVMRLGDEVRAPIEVIPTGSIALDVALGIGGLPRGRVVEIYGPESSGKTTVALHAVANAQRLGGIAAFIDAEHALDPEYAAKLGVDTDALLVSQPDTGEQALEIMDMLIGSGSLDVIVIDSVAALVPRAEIEGDMGDSHVGLQARLMSQALRKITGRLSQTKTTAIFINQLREKIGVFFGSPETTTGGKALKFYASIRIDVRRIQTLKEGADSVGNRTKAKIVKNKMAPPFKIAEFDIIYGQGISREGGIIDMGVEHGLIKKSGSWFTYDGDQLGQGMENSRRFLRDNPELAAELERLIKEKLGVGVKPAEAEKEASPKLKAVDGF; encoded by the coding sequence ATGGCGGCAGCCCCGGATCGTCAGAAGGCGCTCGACGCAGCGCTTGCACAGATTGACAAGCAGTTCGGCAAAGGCTCCGTCATGCGGCTGGGCGACGAAGTGCGGGCCCCCATTGAAGTGATTCCCACCGGCTCCATCGCCCTGGACGTCGCGCTGGGAATTGGCGGCCTGCCGCGCGGCCGTGTCGTGGAAATCTACGGACCGGAATCGTCGGGTAAGACCACCGTCGCGCTTCACGCTGTGGCGAATGCCCAGCGCCTGGGTGGAATCGCTGCGTTCATCGACGCCGAGCACGCCCTGGATCCGGAATACGCCGCCAAGCTGGGTGTCGATACGGACGCCCTCCTGGTGTCACAGCCGGACACCGGCGAGCAGGCCCTGGAAATCATGGACATGCTGATCGGCTCGGGGTCCCTCGATGTCATCGTCATCGACTCCGTCGCCGCACTGGTGCCCCGTGCGGAAATCGAAGGCGACATGGGCGACAGCCACGTAGGTCTGCAGGCCCGCCTCATGAGTCAGGCGCTCCGAAAGATCACCGGACGCCTGAGCCAGACCAAGACCACCGCCATCTTCATCAACCAGCTGCGCGAAAAGATCGGTGTGTTCTTCGGATCCCCCGAAACCACTACCGGTGGTAAAGCCCTGAAGTTCTACGCGTCCATCCGCATCGATGTCCGCCGGATCCAGACCCTCAAAGAGGGCGCCGATTCCGTGGGCAACCGCACCAAGGCGAAGATCGTCAAGAACAAGATGGCCCCGCCCTTCAAGATCGCCGAATTCGACATCATTTATGGCCAGGGCATCTCCCGTGAGGGCGGCATCATCGACATGGGCGTGGAGCATGGCCTGATCAAGAAGTCCGGTTCCTGGTTCACCTACGACGGTGACCAGCTGGGCCAGGGCATGGAGAACTCGCGGCGCTTCCTGCGCGACAACCCGGAGCTGGCCGCGGAACTGGAGCGCCTCATCAAGGAGAAGCTCGGCGTCGGCGTCAAGCCCGCCGAGGCTGAAAAGGAAGCGTCACCGAAGCTCAAGGCCGTTGACGGCTTCTAG
- a CDS encoding regulatory protein RecX — MARAIVLRQLTSSPKSRLQLARKLAERNVPEDVAEAVLDRFEEVRLVDDAEFADMWVRSRSQTRKLAKGALRRELADKGIDADIAAQALEQLSDEAEESAARELVQRKLKGTADLTDRSERDKVTRRLASMLARKGYQPSQAFRIVGEVLDAATGERAATEFLCRYP, encoded by the coding sequence GTGGCCCGGGCTATCGTGCTTCGGCAGCTCACCAGCTCGCCCAAGAGCAGGCTGCAGTTGGCCCGCAAGCTCGCCGAACGCAATGTTCCGGAGGACGTGGCTGAAGCCGTGCTGGACAGGTTCGAGGAAGTCCGGCTCGTGGACGATGCCGAGTTCGCAGACATGTGGGTTCGGAGCAGGTCCCAGACCCGGAAGCTCGCCAAAGGCGCGTTGCGGCGGGAGCTTGCGGACAAGGGAATCGACGCCGACATTGCGGCACAGGCCTTGGAACAGCTCAGCGACGAAGCGGAGGAGTCTGCCGCCCGTGAACTGGTCCAACGCAAGCTCAAAGGCACAGCAGACCTCACGGACCGCTCCGAGCGGGACAAAGTCACGCGCCGGCTCGCGTCCATGCTGGCCCGCAAGGGATACCAGCCGTCGCAGGCCTTCCGCATCGTAGGGGAAGTCCTCGATGCCGCTACCGGTGAACGTGCGGCAACGGAATTCCTGTGCCGGTACCCTTAA
- the miaB gene encoding tRNA (N6-isopentenyl adenosine(37)-C2)-methylthiotransferase MiaB, with amino-acid sequence MSLTIPSPASGTSTSSSTETVAASVPAADEHRTYQVRTFGCQMNVHDSERMAGMLEDAGYVPATGEHADVVVFNTCAVRENADNKLYGNLGMLAPVKAANPGMQIAVGGCLAQKDRETILKKAPWVDAVFGTHNVGALPALLDRARHNNEAQLEILESLDVFPSTLPTKRDSVYSGWVSISVGCNNTCTFCIVPALRGKEKDRRPGDILAEIQALVDDGAIEVTLLGQNVNSYGVEFGDRQAFSKLLRACGEIEGLERVRFTSPHPAAFTDDVIDAMAETPNVMPQLHMPLQSGSDKVLKDMKRSYRSTKFLGILDKVRERIPHAAISTDIIVGFPGETEEDFQATLDVVEKSRFATAFTFQYSKRPGTPAADLPDQLPKAVVQERFERLTALQDRIAAEENARQLGRRVEVLVTAQAGRKAEETHRLSGRSQDQRLVHFSVPQGAETPRPGDLVTVTITEAAAFHLVADPASAADYVLRRSRAGDAWDRSQADSCGAPVPGAGAGRSAGKSGVSLGMPALPVRRS; translated from the coding sequence GTGAGTTTGACCATTCCCTCCCCAGCATCCGGCACCAGCACTTCGTCCAGCACCGAAACGGTGGCTGCTTCTGTGCCTGCGGCCGACGAGCACCGCACCTACCAGGTGCGGACCTTCGGCTGCCAGATGAACGTACACGATTCCGAGCGCATGGCCGGGATGCTGGAAGACGCCGGGTACGTCCCGGCGACCGGTGAGCACGCCGACGTGGTGGTGTTCAACACGTGCGCCGTCCGGGAGAACGCCGACAACAAGCTGTACGGCAACCTCGGGATGCTGGCGCCGGTCAAGGCAGCCAACCCCGGCATGCAGATCGCGGTGGGGGGTTGCCTGGCGCAGAAGGACCGCGAAACCATCCTGAAAAAGGCGCCCTGGGTGGATGCCGTCTTCGGCACGCACAACGTCGGGGCTTTGCCTGCGCTCCTGGACCGTGCCCGGCACAACAATGAAGCACAACTTGAAATCCTGGAGTCCTTGGACGTCTTCCCGTCCACCCTCCCCACCAAGCGTGACTCTGTTTACTCAGGCTGGGTATCAATCTCCGTGGGTTGCAACAACACCTGCACGTTCTGCATCGTTCCCGCCCTGCGCGGCAAGGAGAAGGACCGCCGCCCTGGCGACATCCTCGCCGAAATCCAGGCACTCGTCGATGACGGCGCCATCGAAGTCACACTGCTCGGCCAGAACGTGAACTCCTACGGCGTGGAATTCGGCGACCGGCAGGCCTTCTCCAAACTGCTGCGGGCCTGCGGCGAAATCGAAGGGCTTGAGCGGGTCCGGTTCACCAGCCCGCACCCCGCAGCGTTCACTGACGACGTTATCGACGCCATGGCCGAAACCCCGAACGTGATGCCGCAGCTCCACATGCCGCTGCAGTCAGGCTCTGACAAAGTGCTCAAGGACATGAAGCGTTCCTACCGCTCCACCAAGTTCCTGGGCATCCTGGACAAGGTCCGGGAACGCATTCCGCACGCGGCCATCTCCACGGACATCATCGTGGGCTTCCCTGGCGAAACCGAAGAGGACTTCCAGGCCACACTTGACGTCGTCGAGAAGTCCCGGTTCGCCACGGCCTTCACCTTCCAGTACTCCAAGCGCCCTGGCACGCCGGCCGCGGACCTGCCGGACCAGCTCCCCAAGGCCGTGGTCCAGGAACGCTTTGAGCGCCTGACTGCGCTGCAGGACCGGATCGCGGCTGAGGAGAACGCCCGCCAGCTCGGCCGGCGTGTGGAAGTCCTGGTCACGGCGCAGGCGGGCCGCAAAGCGGAGGAAACACACCGGCTGTCGGGCCGGTCGCAAGACCAGCGGCTGGTGCATTTCTCCGTCCCCCAGGGCGCGGAAACGCCACGGCCCGGCGACCTCGTGACGGTCACCATCACCGAAGCAGCCGCCTTCCACCTGGTCGCGGATCCGGCGTCGGCGGCGGACTACGTCCTGCGCCGTTCGCGTGCCGGCGACGCCTGGGACAGGTCCCAGGCAGACTCCTGCGGAGCCCCGGTGCCCGGCGCAGGCGCCGGTAGGAGCGCCGGTAAGAGCGGCGTGTCTCTCGGCATGCCGGCGCTCCCCGTCCGCCGCAGCTAG
- the miaA gene encoding tRNA (adenosine(37)-N6)-dimethylallyltransferase MiaA, translated as MAVVGPTGSGKSDLAVALALQLDGEVVNADAMQFYRGMDIGTAKITPAERRGVPHHLLDTLDVTEEASVSDFQREARAAIADIHGRGKRAILVGGSGLYVRAALDVLEFPGTDPDIRRRLEAQLADAGLAPLRTRLEAADPVSAARLGDARRVVRALEVFELTGRPFSSFMPAREYFQPAVQIGLEVDRQLLKDRLARRVHGMVANGLQDEVQRLDAAGLREGKTAARALGYSQFLKVLDGEWDADQATEDTIVATRKFARRQLTWFRADPRITWLDWQDPDLVAKSVGLCR; from the coding sequence GTGGCGGTGGTGGGGCCCACCGGGTCCGGCAAATCAGACCTGGCCGTGGCCCTGGCGCTGCAATTGGACGGCGAAGTAGTCAATGCGGACGCCATGCAGTTCTACCGCGGCATGGATATCGGCACGGCCAAGATCACCCCGGCGGAGCGCAGGGGAGTCCCGCACCATTTGCTGGACACCCTCGACGTGACCGAAGAAGCCAGTGTCTCCGATTTCCAGCGGGAGGCGCGAGCTGCAATTGCTGATATCCACGGCCGCGGCAAACGCGCCATCCTCGTCGGCGGGTCCGGACTGTACGTCCGGGCCGCCTTGGACGTTCTGGAGTTTCCCGGCACGGATCCGGACATCCGGCGCCGTCTGGAAGCGCAGCTCGCCGACGCCGGGCTGGCCCCGTTGCGCACCCGCCTGGAGGCCGCGGACCCGGTCTCAGCCGCACGCCTGGGCGACGCCCGCCGGGTTGTCCGCGCACTGGAGGTCTTCGAACTGACGGGCCGCCCGTTCAGTTCCTTCATGCCTGCCAGGGAGTACTTCCAGCCGGCAGTGCAGATCGGGCTCGAGGTGGACCGGCAGCTTCTCAAGGACAGGCTCGCCCGCCGCGTTCATGGCATGGTGGCCAACGGTCTCCAGGACGAAGTGCAGCGGCTCGACGCCGCCGGTTTGCGCGAGGGCAAAACCGCCGCCCGGGCGCTGGGCTATTCACAGTTCCTGAAGGTCCTCGACGGCGAATGGGATGCGGACCAGGCCACGGAGGACACCATCGTGGCGACGAGAAAATTCGCCCGCCGGCAGCTCACCTGGTTCAGGGCGGATCCCCGCATCACGTGGCTGGACTGGCAGGACCCGGACCTCGTGGCCAAATCCGTGGGACTCTGCCGGTGA
- a CDS encoding class I SAM-dependent methyltransferase — MESAHYFSAQPAGPFTRKPLTVELAGETRRLQTSSGIFSPDGIDKGTAVLLADVPAPSPQGNLLDIGCGWGPIALTMALRAPHAQVYAVDVNERCVALTNENAGLLGLSNVTASLPDGVDPGLRFDTIWSNPPIRIGKDELHSLLLLWLPRLAPGGSAWLVVQKNLGSDSLQRWLAGELDKSFTVTRESTSKSFRILRVRKASR; from the coding sequence ATGGAGTCTGCACACTATTTCAGCGCCCAGCCAGCCGGGCCGTTCACCCGCAAACCGCTAACCGTGGAGCTTGCCGGTGAAACCCGACGGCTGCAGACCTCCAGCGGCATCTTCAGCCCGGACGGCATTGACAAGGGAACTGCCGTGCTGCTGGCCGACGTTCCGGCCCCTTCGCCGCAGGGCAACCTGCTGGACATCGGCTGCGGATGGGGACCGATCGCCCTGACGATGGCGCTCCGTGCTCCCCACGCCCAGGTTTACGCCGTGGACGTGAATGAGCGTTGTGTGGCGCTGACGAATGAGAACGCCGGCCTGCTGGGGCTGAGCAACGTCACCGCCAGCCTGCCCGACGGCGTTGATCCCGGGCTCCGGTTCGACACGATCTGGTCCAATCCCCCGATCCGGATTGGCAAGGACGAGCTTCACTCCCTGCTGCTGCTGTGGCTGCCTCGCCTTGCGCCGGGCGGCTCGGCCTGGCTGGTGGTCCAGAAGAACCTGGGTTCCGATTCATTGCAGCGCTGGCTGGCGGGCGAACTGGACAAGAGCTTCACCGTTACCCGGGAAAGCACATCCAAGTCGTTCAGGATCCTTCGGGTCAGGAAAGCTTCCCGCTAG
- the hflX gene encoding GTPase HflX yields the protein MTNQPNTGSDSASQDMSPEEIQAVIDRILSKDVPAHVAKSAPEDPRGVLGSAQAISRQDSEHSIFDGDQQDLEERRALRRTAGLSTELEDVTEVEYRQLRLERVVLAGLWTEGTLADAENSLRELAALAETAGSEVLDGMVQRRAKPDPGTFLGSGKAQELKDIVMSTGADTVVVDAELAPSQRRGLEDIVKVKVIDRTALILDIFAQHAKSREGKAQVELAQLEYLLPRLRGWGESMSRQAGGQVGGAGAGMGSRGPGETKIELDRRRIRTRMAKLRREIAAMKPARETKRANRRRNSVPSVAIAGYTNAGKSSLLNRLTDAGVLVENALFATLDPTVRKAETADGLGYTLADTVGFVRSLPTQLVEAFRSTLEEVADADLILHVVDVSHPDPEGQIAAVRSVFSEVDARKVPEIIVLNKADAADPFVVERLKQREPRHVVVSARTGQGIAELLKAISESIPRPSVKMELLIPYNRGDLISKLHEADAEILRLEHEEEGTRALVMVREGLASELESFISNV from the coding sequence ATGACCAACCAGCCCAACACCGGATCAGATTCAGCCTCCCAGGACATGAGCCCTGAGGAAATCCAGGCTGTCATCGACCGGATTCTGTCCAAGGATGTCCCGGCCCACGTTGCCAAATCCGCTCCGGAAGATCCCCGGGGCGTCCTCGGATCGGCCCAGGCGATTTCCCGCCAGGACAGCGAACACAGCATCTTCGACGGCGACCAGCAGGACTTGGAAGAACGCCGTGCCCTGCGTCGCACCGCCGGGCTCTCCACGGAGCTTGAGGACGTCACCGAGGTTGAATACCGGCAGTTGCGCCTCGAACGCGTTGTCCTCGCCGGTCTCTGGACCGAAGGCACCCTTGCCGACGCCGAGAACTCGCTTCGCGAACTCGCCGCACTCGCGGAGACAGCCGGTTCGGAAGTGCTGGACGGCATGGTCCAGCGCCGCGCGAAGCCTGACCCGGGCACCTTCCTCGGTTCCGGCAAGGCACAGGAGCTCAAGGACATCGTGATGTCCACCGGCGCTGACACCGTGGTGGTTGACGCCGAGCTGGCACCGTCCCAGCGGCGCGGACTCGAAGACATCGTGAAGGTCAAGGTTATTGACCGGACCGCCCTGATCCTCGACATTTTCGCGCAGCACGCCAAGAGCCGCGAAGGCAAGGCGCAAGTAGAGCTCGCGCAGCTCGAGTACCTGCTCCCGCGCCTGCGCGGCTGGGGCGAATCCATGTCCCGCCAGGCCGGTGGCCAGGTGGGCGGCGCGGGTGCCGGCATGGGCTCCCGTGGCCCCGGTGAAACCAAGATCGAGCTGGACAGGCGCAGGATCCGCACCCGGATGGCCAAACTGCGGCGTGAAATTGCCGCAATGAAGCCCGCGCGCGAAACGAAGCGGGCCAACCGCCGTCGTAATTCCGTGCCTTCGGTTGCCATCGCCGGTTATACCAACGCCGGAAAGTCCTCGCTCCTGAACCGGCTGACCGACGCCGGAGTCCTCGTGGAGAACGCCCTGTTCGCGACGCTGGACCCCACAGTCCGCAAGGCGGAAACCGCCGACGGCCTGGGATACACCCTCGCCGACACCGTGGGGTTTGTCCGCTCGCTTCCGACCCAGCTGGTGGAAGCCTTCCGCTCCACCCTGGAGGAAGTGGCCGACGCGGACCTGATCCTGCACGTGGTGGACGTCTCGCATCCTGATCCGGAAGGACAGATCGCCGCGGTCCGTTCCGTGTTCAGCGAAGTGGACGCGCGCAAGGTTCCGGAAATCATCGTGCTGAACAAGGCCGACGCCGCGGATCCCTTTGTGGTGGAACGCCTCAAGCAGCGCGAACCCCGCCATGTTGTGGTGTCTGCCCGCACCGGGCAGGGCATCGCCGAACTCCTGAAGGCGATCAGCGAATCCATTCCCCGGCCCAGCGTCAAGATGGAACTGCTGATTCCGTACAACCGCGGGGACCTGATCAGCAAACTCCATGAGGCGGATGCCGAAATCCTCCGCCTCGAGCATGAGGAAGAGGGCACGCGTGCCCTCGTCATGGTGCGCGAGGGGCTCGCCTCTGAACTGGAATCCTTCATCAGCAATGTCTGA
- a CDS encoding ATP-dependent DNA helicase: protein MSDPGAGETSGSAGEQFVIELLDRAVSGMGGQSRSGQHEMARQVARAIDSGDHLLVQAGTGTGKSLAYLIPLIAHSLVSDKPTLVSTATLALQTQIVGRDLPRLLETITPALDRPVKVALVKGRSNYVCRHKLEGGFPSEEPSEGQLFSLGEDTSVPHFAAAMGGPASQLGKEVVRLREWAEKTASGDRDELMPGVTDRAWRQVSVTSMECLGAQKCPMAAECFSELARQDAADADVVVTNHAMLAVSAFEGLAVLPEYDVVVVDEAHELQDRVTGAVSGQLSVAMVHAAASGARKHTGITVDALSNAAANLELAIAGAPSGLLPNGLNDEQLDCVDQLREACRAALSDSKGDSSGTADGGRQLARSRLMVILELCERLIAARDNREVVWFSRASTFDPQQGYSQPDDGAPALINIAPLSVAGKLRDGLFAGHTVVLTSATLAIGSAFEPAAGGLGLVGPGAPSWTGIDVGSPFDYPKQGILYVASHLPKPGRGTSPEALDELEKLIRASGGGALCLFSSRRAAEEAAEAMRPRLDLSILCQGESTMTALVRQFADEPDTCLFGTMSLWQGVDVPGGSCRLVVIDRIPFPRPDDPLMTARSRAVAQAGGNGFMSVSATHAAIRLAQGAGRLIRSTGDKGVVAVLDSRLSTERYGGFLRAALPPFWPTTDPAIAVAALARLAKAPAAAAAAG, encoded by the coding sequence ATGTCTGATCCAGGGGCTGGTGAGACCAGCGGCTCGGCCGGCGAGCAGTTTGTCATCGAACTGCTCGACCGCGCGGTTTCCGGCATGGGCGGACAGAGCCGCAGCGGCCAGCACGAAATGGCCCGGCAGGTGGCGCGCGCTATCGACAGCGGCGACCACCTGCTGGTCCAGGCCGGAACCGGCACCGGAAAGTCCCTCGCGTACCTGATTCCGCTGATCGCCCATTCCCTGGTCAGCGACAAACCCACCCTCGTGTCAACGGCCACCCTGGCCCTGCAGACGCAGATCGTGGGCAGGGACCTTCCCCGGCTGCTGGAGACAATCACTCCGGCGCTGGACCGTCCCGTCAAGGTCGCCCTGGTCAAGGGCAGGTCCAACTACGTCTGCCGCCACAAGCTCGAGGGCGGCTTTCCTTCGGAGGAGCCCTCCGAAGGCCAGCTCTTTTCCCTCGGCGAGGACACCAGCGTCCCGCACTTCGCCGCAGCCATGGGCGGCCCGGCATCCCAGCTGGGCAAGGAAGTGGTGCGGCTCCGCGAATGGGCCGAGAAGACGGCCAGCGGGGACCGGGACGAACTTATGCCCGGCGTGACGGACCGCGCCTGGCGGCAGGTCTCGGTCACCTCCATGGAATGCCTGGGGGCGCAGAAATGCCCCATGGCCGCGGAGTGCTTTAGCGAGCTTGCCCGGCAGGACGCCGCCGATGCCGATGTTGTGGTCACCAACCACGCTATGCTCGCCGTCAGCGCCTTCGAAGGCCTGGCAGTCCTGCCGGAGTACGACGTCGTGGTGGTTGACGAGGCCCATGAGCTGCAGGACAGGGTGACGGGAGCAGTTTCCGGCCAGCTGTCCGTGGCCATGGTCCACGCCGCCGCTTCGGGCGCACGCAAACATACCGGCATCACGGTTGATGCACTAAGCAACGCCGCGGCGAACCTCGAACTGGCCATCGCCGGTGCCCCCAGCGGGCTGTTGCCCAACGGCCTGAACGACGAGCAGCTCGACTGCGTGGACCAGCTGCGCGAAGCCTGCCGCGCGGCCCTGTCGGATTCAAAGGGGGACAGCTCAGGAACGGCCGACGGCGGGCGGCAGCTCGCGCGGTCACGCCTCATGGTCATCCTGGAGCTGTGTGAACGCCTGATCGCGGCCCGCGACAACCGGGAAGTGGTGTGGTTTTCGCGGGCCAGCACCTTTGATCCGCAGCAGGGCTACTCGCAGCCGGACGACGGCGCGCCGGCACTGATCAACATCGCCCCGCTGAGTGTCGCCGGAAAACTCCGCGACGGGCTGTTCGCGGGCCACACCGTGGTCCTCACCTCGGCAACCCTAGCGATTGGTTCGGCTTTTGAGCCGGCAGCGGGAGGGCTGGGGCTCGTGGGACCCGGCGCGCCCAGCTGGACCGGCATCGACGTCGGATCCCCGTTCGACTACCCCAAACAAGGGATCCTCTACGTTGCCAGCCATCTGCCCAAACCGGGCCGCGGAACATCCCCGGAGGCGCTCGACGAACTCGAGAAGCTGATCCGGGCATCCGGGGGCGGGGCACTCTGCCTCTTTTCCTCCCGGCGGGCCGCGGAGGAAGCCGCAGAAGCCATGCGGCCGCGCCTGGATCTCAGTATTCTCTGCCAGGGCGAATCGACCATGACGGCCCTGGTTCGCCAGTTCGCCGACGAACCGGACACCTGCCTTTTCGGCACCATGTCGCTCTGGCAGGGTGTCGACGTGCCCGGCGGCTCGTGCCGGCTGGTGGTCATCGACCGGATCCCGTTCCCCCGGCCGGATGATCCCCTCATGACTGCCCGTTCCCGGGCGGTGGCCCAGGCGGGCGGCAACGGCTTCATGTCGGTGTCGGCCACGCATGCGGCGATCCGGCTTGCCCAGGGGGCGGGGCGCCTGATCCGCTCTACGGGGGACAAGGGCGTTGTGGCTGTACTTGACTCCCGGCTGTCCACGGAACGCTACGGGGGCTTCCTGCGGGCCGCCCTGCCGCCTTTCTGGCCCACCACGGACCCGGCGATCGCGGTTGCGGCGCTGGCGCGGCTGGCCAAGGCGCCGGCGGCAGCCGCGGCCGCCGGCTGA